The following coding sequences lie in one Rutidosis leptorrhynchoides isolate AG116_Rl617_1_P2 chromosome 6, CSIRO_AGI_Rlap_v1, whole genome shotgun sequence genomic window:
- the LOC139854523 gene encoding uncharacterized protein — MNVIKTFSIKRSSPFYTGVGFNGFCPLPHYLESFLKSSRSLTTLIFSNNNKDIYYTTARLMLETLLEAESGLHVLDFSGNNVCLFLSHFRYNSSNLIYPGNKRPISLRVLNLRATDLQEDDIDCLSHSMIHMPYVKVLNLSDNDMLQDKGIEMLIPYLVEKSISYTPLAELYLEPRSYLRSQEAIYGSLYIKGPAQVSLYCKKSPMCLCLSSPKNSEFGKYLGDFLCSGIIAIDVREVGLGSCGFQGAEREIHGELSLVSIDISCNKGGVTMGNFLSKLISKSAKLISVKASNNRVSMEALPTICSCLNAGNGKLEHLDLKRNPLCDEPDIAYCF, encoded by the exons ATGAATGTGATTAAAACTTTCTCAATTAAACGCTCAAGTCCTTTTTACACCGGGGTTGGGTTTAATGGGTTTTGTCCTCTTCCTCATTATCTGGAATCGTTTTTAAAGTCAAG CCGAAGTTTAACTACATTGATATTCTCCAACAACAACAAAGATATTTATTATACAACTGCACGTTTGATGCTTGAAACTTTGCTTGAAGCTGAATCCGGTTTACATGTCTTAGATTTCTCAGGAAACAAT GTTTGTTTATTCTTGTCACATTTTAGATACAATTCTTCAAATCTTATTTATCCGGGTAACAAACGCCCGATTTCATTACGTGTGCTCAATTTGAG AGCCACCGATTTGCAAGAAGATGATATAGATTGCCTTAGTCACAGTATGATTCATATGCCATACGTAAAGGTCTTGAATTTGAGTGATAATGATATGCTACAAGACAAAGGGATCGA GATGTTGATTCCATATTTGGTGGAGAAATCTATATCCTACACTCCCCTTGCAGAGTTATACTTGGAGCCAAGAAGCTATTTACGGAGCCAAGAAGCTATTTACGGCTCTCTCTACATTAAGGGCCCCGCTCAAGTTTCTCTCTATTGCAAAAAATCCCCTATG TGTTTGTGTTTATCAAGCCCCAAAAACAGCGAATTTGGGAAGTATCTGGGAGATTTTTTATGTTCGGGTATTATAGCAATTGATGTTAGGGAGGTCGGGCTCGGGTCATGTGGGTTTCAAGGGGCAGAAAGAGAGATACATGGAGAACTAAGTCTTGTCAGCATCGATATAAG TTGTAACAAGGGTGGAGTCACAATGGGAAATTTTTTGTCGAAGCTTATTTCAAAGTCTGCAAAGCTTATTTCAGTGAAAGCAAGCAATAATCGGGTATCGATGGAAGCACTACCTACTATATGCTCATGCCTCAATGCTGGAAACG GGAAACTTGAGCATTTGGACTTGAAGCGGAATCCGTTGTGTGACGAACCTGATATTGCCTATTGTTTCTGA